One window of the Ureibacillus sp. FSL W7-1570 genome contains the following:
- the nadE gene encoding ammonia-dependent NAD(+) synthetase — protein MESLQKQIIEELHVLPEIDPAEEVRKSVEFLKEYAKKHPFIKGFVIAISGGQDSTLVGKLTQMAVDELNEEAGEQKYSCYAVRLPYGEQKDEQDAQDAIQFIQPTKVITVNIKKAVDASVEALREAGIVLSDYAKGNEKARERMKVQYSIALMTNSVVVGTDHAAEAVTGFYTKYGDGGVDLVPIFRLNKRQGKQLLQYLGCPEHLYKKTPTADLEDDRPQLPDEAALGVSYEMIDDYLEGKTVPEEARKTIEGHYLRSQHKRHLPITIFDDFWK, from the coding sequence TTGGAAAGTTTACAAAAACAGATTATTGAAGAGTTGCACGTCTTGCCCGAAATTGACCCTGCAGAAGAGGTGCGGAAATCCGTCGAATTTTTAAAGGAATATGCAAAGAAACATCCTTTTATAAAAGGGTTTGTCATTGCCATCAGCGGAGGGCAGGATTCCACACTGGTCGGAAAGTTGACGCAAATGGCCGTCGATGAATTAAATGAAGAAGCCGGTGAACAGAAATATTCCTGTTACGCAGTCCGTCTTCCGTATGGGGAACAAAAGGATGAACAAGATGCGCAGGATGCCATCCAATTTATTCAGCCGACAAAAGTCATTACGGTAAACATTAAAAAGGCCGTGGATGCAAGTGTCGAAGCCTTGCGGGAAGCGGGGATCGTGTTGAGCGATTACGCGAAAGGAAATGAAAAAGCCCGCGAACGGATGAAAGTGCAATATTCCATCGCTTTAATGACCAACTCTGTCGTTGTCGGAACGGATCATGCGGCGGAAGCGGTGACGGGATTTTACACGAAATACGGCGATGGAGGCGTCGATTTGGTGCCGATTTTCCGATTAAATAAGCGGCAAGGAAAGCAGCTGCTTCAATATTTAGGCTGCCCTGAACATTTATACAAAAAAACGCCTACCGCAGACTTGGAAGATGATCGGCCTCAACTGCCGGATGAAGCGGCTTTAGGGGTATCTTATGAAATGATTGACGATTATTTGGAAGGAAAAACTGTGCCGGAGGAAGCAAGAAAAACAATCGAAGGCCACTATTTACGCTCGCAGCATAAACGCCATTTGCCGATCACCATCTTTGATGATTTTTGGAAGTAA
- a CDS encoding nicotinate phosphoribosyltransferase, whose translation MKEMYQDDSLTLHTDLYQINMVECYWADGIHNRKAVFEIFFRKLPFGNGFAIFAGLERIIDYLKNFRFSETDLAYLKELGYDDEFLDYLKSLRFTGSLHSVVEGEVVFANEPLLRIEAPLAEAQLIETALLNIVNFQTLIATKASRIKQIIKEEAAAEFGSRRAQELDAAIWGARAAIIGGFDSTSNVRAGKIFNIPVSGTHAHAFVQAYKDEYEAFKAYARRHKDCVFLVDTYNTLKSGVPNAIRVAKELGDQINFIGIRLDSGDIAFLSKEARRMLDEAGFTNAKIIASNNLDEYTILNLKAQGAKVDSWGIGTKLITAYDQPALGAVYKMVAIENEHGEMEDTLKITSNAEKVTTPGLKRVFRIINKENGKAEGDYITLADENPQEEKRLKMFHPVHTFISKFVTNFEAKELHKKIIDEGKIVYESPSVLEMREYAKESLELLWDEYKRSLNPEEYPVDLSQKCWDNKMKKIQEIRDAVENLE comes from the coding sequence GAAATTTTCTTCAGAAAACTTCCTTTCGGGAACGGGTTTGCCATCTTTGCGGGACTTGAACGGATTATCGACTACTTAAAAAATTTCCGCTTTAGTGAAACGGACTTGGCCTATTTAAAAGAGTTGGGTTATGATGATGAATTTCTTGATTACTTAAAATCTTTACGTTTTACCGGTTCCTTGCATTCGGTCGTGGAAGGGGAAGTCGTTTTTGCGAATGAACCGTTGCTTCGTATTGAAGCACCGTTGGCAGAAGCGCAACTTATCGAAACAGCCCTATTAAATATTGTCAATTTTCAAACTTTGATCGCCACTAAAGCAAGCCGGATTAAGCAGATTATCAAAGAGGAAGCGGCTGCGGAATTTGGTTCCCGCCGGGCGCAAGAATTGGATGCCGCCATTTGGGGAGCACGGGCTGCCATTATTGGCGGTTTTGATTCCACTTCCAACGTCCGGGCAGGAAAAATATTCAATATCCCGGTGTCCGGTACACATGCCCACGCTTTTGTACAAGCTTACAAAGATGAATATGAAGCTTTTAAAGCCTATGCAAGAAGACACAAAGATTGCGTGTTCCTGGTCGACACATATAATACATTGAAATCAGGCGTTCCCAATGCTATCCGCGTAGCCAAAGAATTGGGAGATCAAATCAATTTTATCGGAATCCGCTTGGACAGCGGGGATATCGCCTTTTTATCAAAAGAAGCACGACGCATGTTGGATGAAGCTGGGTTCACCAATGCGAAAATCATTGCATCCAATAATTTGGATGAATACACGATTTTAAACCTGAAAGCACAAGGCGCCAAAGTGGATTCTTGGGGAATTGGTACAAAGCTCATCACGGCTTATGATCAACCTGCATTGGGCGCCGTTTATAAAATGGTGGCGATTGAAAATGAACATGGTGAAATGGAAGATACATTGAAGATTACTTCCAATGCAGAAAAAGTGACGACACCAGGTTTAAAAAGAGTGTTCCGCATTATCAACAAAGAAAATGGAAAAGCGGAAGGGGACTACATTACATTGGCGGATGAGAACCCGCAGGAAGAAAAACGTTTAAAAATGTTCCATCCTGTGCATACCTTTATCTCAAAATTTGTGACTAACTTCGAAGCGAAAGAATTACATAAAAAAATCATAGATGAAGGTAAAATCGTGTATGAAAGCCCATCTGTTCTGGAAATGCGCGAATATGCAAAGGAAAGTTTGGAATTGTTATGGGATGAATATAAACGCTCATTGAATCCTGAAGAATATCCTGTGGACCTCAGCCAAAAATGTTGGGATAACAAAATGAAAAAAATTCAAGAAATCCGTGATGCAGTCGAAAATTTGGAATAG